The Rattus norvegicus strain BN/NHsdMcwi chromosome 2, GRCr8, whole genome shotgun sequence nucleotide sequence ataataaaaatttgtaattttatattgatttagttacagcatttttttttaaaggaaaacactttgcAGTCCaggtcctttctttcctttgtgtacATTAGGCCATGAATTCGTATGGactgggctccagcagctcaggctcctttccgttagtcctcacaaagtgggcttctctgggtgacgcaggctggcgcttcagcggaacccaggtgcccttctctttggcttccttttccttctgatcgttctccttcacccgcttcaggaagctgtctctgctctttgagtgcttgatgtgctcaatccgcacattgatcctcttggccagaatcttgcctttaacttgcttgtttacaatgatgccctcggcatgctgggtgacattgtagactcttATGTTTTTGCCGTGGTAACACTtatggggcattcctttttgaacagtgcccattcccttgatgtctacaatatcacccttcttgtagattcgcatgtatgtggccaaaggaacgactccatgtttcctaaaaggtctagagaacatataccgagtacttcttctctttcctttagtgTTCGTCATTTTGGtgagttactggaagatggctgccccgGCGGAAAGGACTAGTTACAGCATTTAATAAGTTCTTTGCAAAAGATATtctaaatgagtaaataaaagtaaatttattttaaaaatggcttctTATTCATACTTTTTACATCAAGAGGCCTGGAATTAGTGTAGCATATGTTAGGCCCTAATTATTCATGTGATCCAAGAAAGTTTCTAAGTTTTGAAAATTATCTTGATCATCTACATCTTCTTCTATTCATTAAgtaaaaggaaagcatttctaATTACACATTCAAAAAGATGGCTATGTTATTTATGGTTTGGTGTGAAATATATCTCCTGTGTTGACATTTTGGGGAGCTTGTGGGACTTTGGGGATGTATAGCTATGATAGCAGAAGTGGTTGCTGGGGGTGGATTTGGaagcttattttcttctttatggctggatatttctattttatgCTTTTCCAAGATGTGAGTGGCCTCTGCCACATGACACTGTTTTTAATGTATTGGAGAAATGTAGGTATATATTAATGAAGAATTAGCAagtgtgatttttattttactctttttttctttcacaattGATAAGGTTTGGTccttttttactgtttttttttttttaatttatttacttatttgtatgGGTACAGTGTGGCTATCTTCAGACAtgccaaagagggcatcagaccccatgacagatggttgtgagccaccatgtgggtgctgggatttgaactcaggacctctggaagagcagtcagtgctcttaaccactgagccatctctctcgcccctgtttttttttttttttatttgacttaTTGACTCTTTCTTCCCAACATGCAAGTTCTCCTCCACACCCCAATGTCAATTTCCTTGGAGAATGTCATCATGTTGATGAGTGTTTCATCAGTGTTGATTAACTTTCTCCCCAAGTTCTTGACTGACTTCTTCATTTTGTTCATCTTGTTTGCATTTTGTATtggttttgttcctttatttACCATGTCTCTCCTCCTGTCCTGCTTTTCTACTCTGTCtggttattattttatgtgccttGAATACTGATGACGTATTTGAGAGTCACTGTAATATAAGAAAGCCAATAAGCACATGCTTGCTGTGGTGGTTAGATGAAACGTGTGTTACTTCTTGCTGTATGAAGGATAAGGTATGTGAAGTATCCTGAATAGATATCTAGAATTCACACAAGAAACAAGAGAAGAGTTTTTAATGAGCTCTTTGTGGATATAGAGAAATTCTAAACTTTTTGGGTAGTGGTAAATGTATAGTGGGTACTTCTGTAGAAGTAGACATAGGCTGGTGGGAGTAATAAATAATTCCAGAAAGACAGGCGGATACAAGAGTGTGTCTTGAAGTCCAGAGTACATTGTTTACAATTTTAGAGACAGTTTGATTTTGAAGATGGCAGGAGCATAACTATGTTAGTAATCTGCAAATGGTAATGGAGAGATACGGGTACACTGTTAATAGTTAATACTACTTTTTCAGAGGACTAGCctttagtttccagcacccatatcaggtagctcacaactctttctttctttcttccttcctttctttctttctttctttctttctttctttttttttttttttttttttttgactttttatcTGGCTTTTTAATCTGGCTTTTTTTTgtgtggatattttatgtatttacatttcaaatgttatacccttgtcttagttagggtcttattgctgtaaacagacaccatgatcaatgtaagttttataaaggacagcatttaactggggctggcttacaggttcagaggttcagtccatcatcatcaaggcgggagcatggcagcattgcagcatccaggcaggcaaggtgcaggaggagctgagttctacttattcacccaaaggaagccaggaacagactgagcatccacaggcaactaggaggagggtctccaagcccacccccacagtgacacacttcctccaacaagaccacacgttctaatagtgccactccctgggccaagcatatgcaaaccaccacattccattctctggcctccacagacgtttttaaacacatgagtctatggaggccaaacctaaacatagtataataaaaagtacatttagtccaactttcaaagtccccatagtctataacactattaacaatgttaaaagtccaacccttaaagtcttttctgagattcatcaaatcacttaactgtaatctctGAATTAAGGCAGGCAACCAtctgggcaaacttcaaactctgccttccatgtctgatgtcaaagcaatcttcagatcttcaactcctttgtcatctttgttgactgcaacaaacttctttctcctgagctggttccactccctgttagcagcttttcttAGCAGATAGCCTGTGGATTTGGGATCTTTAACATTTTTTGGTCTCCAAGGCAGCTAGTTTCCAGGTCTTGAATCtacacatgatcctccaaagggctggcttcacttctccagctcttcccTCTGTAGCACTCATGTTGATCTACTCCATTgcctgttcttggtgatcatcctcttcatggtgccaagcctcaactcctttgcatgaccccttcagtcctcagccatcaattgcaactgaggctgcaccttcacccatggctctccatggcctctcacagtgcctagcctcagctgctcttcatgacccgttcatgccttcaaaaccattaccacctgggtgactcttacacattaccaaatacagctgcagcacgaggtataatcttggctttctctggaacacagcttctttgtgttctcagatttcacctcagtgatgcttaTCTCTTTCTTACCTTCAGCTAACCAGAAATCAATTGTTCcagtagtctcctcctcttcttgaatataaagccagagacacgtggctgaagctgctgagttctgctgcttgcaggagctggaacatggccccttgttctattactttCTCACCAGCTTCCTCTTTCCTAACTCCTTCACTGCATAAACTGGGCTGTTCTGGATCTtactctgtagattgaccttgaatttagagatctgtgtgcctgtctcctgggattaaaggtttgtacttagttgcctggagctaattagctgggtggggtcttgccccaaggtcattactcccttaattcaatttaatatccttgaacacaggattcagcttcatttcacttcctggtgtccctttaatactcaaaccatatattttgtatttttcctttctcaacttcccttttttcattaaaatggtcctcatgagacttaaccagagaacaaagtctatgatgggcatttctgagacttcctttctcaatgcaattaatctgactCTTTTCACCTAAGCcttaggcagactcttcagagaaTGGCAAACAGcaaccacattcttcaccaaaatacagCAGGAGCATTCTTTATAGCACATAAGGAAATTCTTCTCTTCTGAAACTTCCTGTGCTAGGCCTGCATAAGTCAAATCACTCCAAGTAACAAAGACTTCtgcattcctactaagatagcccattaagccccatttaaagcattccattgttttccaaatccaaagtccccaaatctacattcatccaaacaaaagcatggtcagacctatcacagcaatagcccCATCCCTGGTATCTGTATTAGagtctcattgctgtgaaaagataccatgaccaatgtaaattttataaaggacaacatttaattgggactgtcttacaggttcagaggttcagtccattttcatcaaggtagaagcatggcagcatccaggcaggcaaggtgtaggaggagctgagttctttctgcatcttcacccaaagaaagacaggaacagactgagcatcctcaggcagctaggaagagggtctccaagcccatccacagtgacacacttcttccaacaagaccacaccttctaatagtgccactccctgtcgAAGCATATGCAAACTATTGCACCCCTCTTCCATGTTCCCTCTACCTTCCCCATGCTTCCCTGAAGACGATGCCACTCCAAGAAACCCACAACCACCTCAATTCCCTGGCATTTGcctgcactggggaaatgagccttcacaggaccaaagattTCTTCtgttgatgtcagacaatgccatcctcttctacaaatatggctggagccatgggtcccactATGTGTACAcgttgggtggtggtttagtccctgggagctctagggtggtgatgtctggttggttgatattgctgttcttcctatggggttgcaaacccctttagctccttcaggcctttctctaactccttcattgcactccccacactcagtccaatggttagctgcaagcatcctgaTCTGTATCAGTAATGCAGAGCGTCTCAGGAAacatcagcaagcacttcttgtcatcagtaTAATGaatgggtttggtggctctatatgggatgaatccccaggtggtaCAGTCCCTAGATGACCTTTATTTCACTCCCTGCTCCACTCTATCCCTGAATTTCCCCTTTGgacattttgttctcccttctaataAGGGAGcttcttgatcttcatatggtttgtgaattgttttttgtttttgtttttgtattctgagctttgggataatatccacttatcagattctcaacttaaagggcaagcaaatatcctcaacaaaattatagaagaatagCATGCTGGGCAATCCTAGAATTGGGGATTccactaatattcacttatcagtgagtacacaccatgtgtcttcttttgtgactggtttacctcactcaggatggtattttctagtcctATCCATCTGCCTAAGAACTTCATGTGGTCATTGTTTTAGCACCAGGAGATCTGGTGCCTCAAGACTCCATAACACAAGTGCACATATCCCTACCCCATACAGGTAACTAAGTCTTTAAAAACACAACTTATGCATGAGAGAGACTTAATGATAAGGTGTTTGCTCCATCTCAGCAGGAGGTAACTAATTATGTAAATCAGGGCATTAACAACTGGTTGTAATGCAAAGGACAAATATGCCAAGGAATATTTATCCTGCTatacatacaaaagaaagaacataCAAAGTTACTTCTAAATGTTCAAATCTCAGTCCAATAAACTATattccattgctgtgacagaaTGGCAACTGTTTTCTGGCCATCTCTAATTAAGCCTttgatgaaataattttttccAGTATCTTAAGATGAGTTATATCAATTTTGTTCATGTTTTCCCATCCTGTACTACATGGTAAGCTcttagtaaatatttgttgaaaaaaTGGTTTAAAGTTTTGATTTAgcaccataaaattatcttttagtAAATCATTTCATGAATCCAATTTACCTAATTATGTGCTTATAAAGTGTATTAAATATACTGGATCATCTAACTGTTGACAACCTAAAAATAATTCCATTTCTATTAATGGCTTTTAGGAAGTGGAAGTTGAGATTGAAACTTAGAATGGTTATTAAATTATTTGGAATTTAAAGCATCAACAAATGGCTTGTAGATATGTGAAATAATGCAGTTGTTTGAGAAGTCTTCAATATTATTAACTTTAAACCCTGTGCTGTAGGCATCTTGTTAGATACAGGGCTACATCGGTGAGCAAAACAAATTACTCTGTATTGGTAAAGAATTTGTAATAAAGGGGAAGATAGATACATGAAATTATCTGTTTAAGGGAGGCCATGAAGTTAAAACTTGGGTAACTTGGCGTATTTGTTAGAAGAGTTGAtctatttaaaaaagatttcttgGAGAAAGCCTATTGACCAAGACTCTCAATACTAAGTAGAAACAGCACAGCAAACCATGGTTAATCACAGTAGAAAAGTGGTCAGTAGTATGGTCAGTGGTGGTTAAATGGGTTTGTGTCTGAGAAATCAAAAGAAGGtaagtatattttataattaagaaGAAAGAGTAAAGTCAGACACTGGTCTAGACAATTAAACAGGGCCAATATGAAAAATTacctttgaatatattttatatctaaGAATTCAAAGTTCATATAAAATTAAGGAAACATTAATAGACAAATGTACAAACGTATAATACTTTTTATTGTGATTAATTTTATATTCCTTGTGAAAAAGCACAATCTATTCTATATTCTACAATCTATTCAATAGTAGGGACATCTTTAAATCAGTTTTATTACATTGTCATATGAAAACACAGTGAAATGTTCATTTTGTTAGTGATACATGAGAACACTTAAAATGAATTGACACCTAAACTTCTGAATGCAAATAATTTAATAGCCTATATTTttgatatgtaaaaatataatatCAATGTGTTCATTATAAATAAATGTTGTAATGTCATTCAGGAATCAAAAAAATGAGAGTTACTTAGGcaaccaggaaaaagaaagaacacaattaGAATAGTAACAAAGAATTAAGTGAGAACTATAATAATTCATTGATTTAAAGATATTGGTGACTACTAAAACGGCTTAACTCAGTAATGGTAGGCCTTTGTAAGTTATATATGATGTCATAATCTTGTCAGATCTGTATTGTGCAATAATGTGAGATAATCACAGGCAAAGACACTCCTGCTGACTACACTCCCAAGGGGGTGCTCTTCAACCGTGGCTGGGGATTCCTGGGAATCGCCAAGAGGTAGTCTGCGCAGTAATAGCAATCTTCTTTAAATCTAAGGCCAGCATTATAGCATCTTAGCTCTTTCTTAATGAactgtttatttgtatgtatgtatgtatgtatgatggatgtatgtatgtatgtatgtatgtatgcatgcatgcatgctattgctttctcagacacaccagaagtggacatcagatcccattacagatggttgtgagccaccatgtggttgctgggatttgaactcaggacctctggaagagcagtcagtgctctaaccactgagccacctctccaacctccCTAACAGTAATTCTTGAATTCATGCCATAAACTCTACTGGACACATCTGACACATTATAGCAATTAGCAACTGAAACTATTTTACATACCTCTGTGAGATATTGTACGAATGGTGGCATCGTTATAATAAATGGCTCCATGTTAAGTTGTGAATACAGGTTGTCTTACAGCAtaagctctctgtgtgtgtgtgtgtgtgtgtgtgtgtgtgtgtgtgtgtgtgcatatgtgagtgtgtgtgtgagtgtgtgtctgtgtgtgtggtgtgtgtatgtggtgtatgtgtgtatgtgattgtgtgtgtgtgtgtatgtgagtgtgtgtgtgtgcgtgtgatgtattttaattgcattttgcagcccttccctttcatttttctgttcatgtgttgcttttctggtgcttTGTTGAGTTGTACATTTATACTCTTTATTTATATTCTGTGCTCCATTGAGAATGGTTATGTTGAATTCTTTGTCAGactatttttattagttattttatttatttacatttcaaatgttatcctccttcgcAG carries:
- the LOC134485591 gene encoding large ribosomal subunit protein eL21-like; amino-acid sequence: MTNTKGKRRSTRYMFSRPFRKHGVVPLATYMRIYKKGDIVDIKGMGTVQKGMPHKCYHGKNIRVYNVTQHAEGIIVNKQVKGKILAKRINVRIEHIKHSKSRDSFLKRVKENDQKEKEAKEKGTWVPLKRQPASPREAHFVRTNGKEPELLEPSPYEFMA